The following are encoded in a window of Pongo abelii isolate AG06213 chromosome 14, NHGRI_mPonAbe1-v2.0_pri, whole genome shotgun sequence genomic DNA:
- the UBE2L5 gene encoding ubiquitin-conjugating enzyme E2 L5, giving the protein MAASRRLMKELEEIRKCGMENFRNIQVDEANLLTWQGLIVPDNPPYNKGAFRIEINFPAEYPFKPPRITFKTKIYHPNIDEKGQVCLPVISAENWKPATKTDQVIQSLIALVNDPQPEHPLRADLAEEYSKDRKKFCKNAEEFTKKYGEKRPVD; this is encoded by the coding sequence ATGGCGGCCAGCAGGAGGCTGATGAAGGAGCTTGAAGAAATCcgcaaatgtggaatggaaaacttCCGTAACATCCAGGTTGATGAAGCTAATTTATTGACTTGGCAAGGGCTTATTGTTCCTGACAACCCTCCGTATAATAAGGGGGCCTTCAGAATCGAAATCAACTTTCCAGCAGAGTACCCATTCAAACCACCGAGGAtcacatttaaaacaaagatCTATCACCCGAACATCGACGAAAAGGGGCAGGTCTGTCTGCCAGTAATTAGTGCTGAAAACTGGAAGCCAGCAACCAAAACCGACCAAGTAATCCAGTCCCTCATAGCACTGGTGAATGACCCGCAGCCCGAGCATCCGCTTCGGGCTGACCTAGCTGAAGAATACTCTAAAGACCGTAAAAAATTCTGTAAGAATGCTGAAGAGTTTACAAAGAAATATGGGGAAAAGCGACCTGTGGACTAA